The following are from one region of the Salvia hispanica cultivar TCC Black 2014 chromosome 1, UniMelb_Shisp_WGS_1.0, whole genome shotgun sequence genome:
- the LOC125200935 gene encoding metal transporter Nramp3-like: MSAHQHQPLLESLDDQEERAYDSNEKVHITSYDDGDDYSTSPPPFSWRKLWLFTGPGFLMSIAFLDPGNLEGDLQSGAIAGYSLLWLLLWATAMGLLVQLLAARLGVVTGRHLAELCREEYPNWARLLLWIMAELALIGADIQEVIGSAIAIKILSQGVLPLWAGVIITALDCFIFLFLENYGVRKLEALFAVLIATMAISFAWMFGETKPDGRELMIGILVPKLSSSTIKQAVGVVGCVIMPHNVFLHSALVQSREVDNRKIGRVREALKYYSIESGIALVISFMINLFVTTVFAKVFYGTEQANTIGLVNAGQYLEERYGGGLVPILYIWAIGLLAAGQSSTITGTYAGQFIMGGFLNLRLKKWMRALITRSCAIIPTLIVALVFDTSDASLDILNEWLNVLQSVQIPFALIPLLCLVSKEEVMGYFKIGTLLQTVSWMVAALVILINGYLLVDFFSSELSGVFFMSIVTTFSAAYVCFIVYLVTRSVSFSSLCAKAKTILGS; this comes from the exons ATGTCTGCTCACCAACACCAGCCCCTTCTCGAATCCCTAGACGACCAAGAAGAGCGAGCCTACGACTCCAATGAGAAAGTCCACATCACCAGCTACGACGACGGCGACGATTACTCCACCTCACCCCCGCCATTCTCGTGGCGGAAGCTCTGGCTCTTCACTGGCCCCGGATTCCTCATGAGCATAGCCTTCCTCGATCCAGGCAACCTCGAGGGGGATCTCCAGTCCGGCGCCATCGCCGGCTACTCCCTTCTCTGGCTGCTCCTCTGGGCCACCGCCATGGGCCTTCTGGTCCAGCTCCTCGCGGCTCGCCTCGGCGTCGTCACCGGAAGACACCTGGCCGAGCTCTGCCGCGAGGAGTATCCTAATTGGGCGAGGCTGCTGCTGTGGATCATGGCTGAGCTGGCCCTCATTGGCGCTGACATCCAGGAGGTTATTGGCAGCGCTATTGCCATTAAGATTCTCAGCCAGGGTGTTCTTCCGCTTTGGGCGGGTGTCATTATAACCGCTCTTGATTG CTTCATCTTCCTGTTTCTGGAGAATTATGGTGTGAGAAAATTGGAAGCGCTTTTCGCTGTGCTTATAGCGACAATGGCAATCTCCTTTGCTTGGATGTTTGGCGAGACGAAACCTGATGGCCGTGAGCTTATGATTG GTATCTTGGTTCCAAAGCTGAGTTCGAGTACCATAAAGCAGGCGGTAGGAGTGGTGGGCTGCGTAATAATGCCTCACAATGTTTTCTTGCACTCTGCCCTTGTGCAGTCTAGAGAAGTAGACAATCGCAAGATAGGCAGAGTGCGGGAAGCTCTCAAGTACTACTCGATTGAATCTGGCATTGCCCTGGTCATCTCGttcatgataaatttatttgttacaaCAGTTTTTGCCAAGGTATTTTATGGCACAGAACAAGCAAATACTATCGGACTTGTGAATGCAGGGCAGTATCTTGAAGAGAGGTATGGTGGAGGGTTGGTCCCCATTTTGTACATATGGGCTATTGGGTTGCTTGCTGCCGGGCAGAGCAGCACCATAACCGGGACATATGCTGGGCAGTTCATTATGGGGGGATTTCTGAATTTGCGGTTGAAGAAATGGATGAGGGCACTGATAACACGAAGCTGTGCCATCATCCCTACTTTGATTGTGGCACTTGTATTTGACACATCAGATGCCTCGTTGGACATTCTAAACGAATGGCTTAATGTGCTGCAGTCAGTTCAGATACCTTTTGCTCTTATTCCTCTCCTCTGCCTAGTGTCAAAGGAGGAAGTCATGGGGTATTTCAAAATCGGGACTCTTCTTCAG ACTGTATCGTGGATGGTCGCAGCTCTGGTAATCTTGATAAATGGGTATCTTCTGGTGGACTTTTTCTCTTCTGAATTGAGTGGTGTATTCTTCATGAGTATAGTTACGACCTTCTCGGCTGCATATGTTTGCTTCATTGTGTATCTTGTGACAAGGAGCGTAAGCTTTTCCAGTTTGTGTGCAAAAGCCAAGACAATTTTGGGTTCATAA
- the LOC125200630 gene encoding suppressor of RPS4-RLD 1-like: MATANAERIQLAKLCSSKDWSKAIRILDSLLAQSCAIQDLCNRAFCYSQLELHKHVVKDCNKALQLDPKLLQAYILKGHAFSAMGRKEEALLVWEQGYECAVCQSADLKQLMELEELMRIAKQNGSIQNSGMGSSGSSFSASESVVSTKLNDASNNHGKSNGRIMTPSSSTQQVEAHKNGSSLNIKGESSFGSLSSTKLENRPMETNGIHKNKKSVGKSALNNSAETSSELIDFSDICSEPLSLSEIHNELMDDANRSKKFCVARISKNKSINVDFRLSRGIAQVNEGKYAHAISIFDKILQEEPDYPEALIGRGTAYAFQRELHAAIADFTKAIESNPLAGEAWKRRGQARAALGESAKAIADLTKALDFEPNSPDILHERGIVNFKFKDYKAAVEDLSTCVEADDQNQSALTYLGLALSSLGEYKRAEEAHTKAIRIDQNFLEAWTHLTQFYQDMANSEKALRCIHEILKIDERFAKAYHLHGLLLHGMGEHRNAIKELSTGLSIDSSNIECLYLRASCYHAIGEFKEAVKDYDAALDLELDSMEKFILQCLAFYQKEIALYTASKFNTEFSWFDLDGDIDPLFKEYWCKRLHPKNVCEKVYRQPPLRDSMRKGKLKKQEFTLTKQKAALLQAADSIGKKIQYHCPGFLPNKRQYRMAGLAALEIAQKVVRVWRSIQTDWKHSNKGSLKHGKKVRRKEELIPTSHNRGGAGCSTSSFFESSTTSNVAEDRPFRRPSLPWHGVYSIAVKWRQISEPCDPVVWINKLSEEFNSGFGSETPLVLGQAKVVRYFPKFDRAFSVAKTLMKENKYARDKKNNLIYLNEDGKLQEIMNAESCSDLYKAVGQDFWLATWCHSMAVEGKQLEGTRISLTQTDPIGYDFAVKTPCTPSRWDDFEMEMVSAWEALCDAYCGENYGSTDFDVLENVRGAILRMTYYWYNFMPLSRGSAVIGLVVLLGLFMAANIEFTGTIPEGVQVDWDAILERDPNSFISCVKSWLYPSLKISTSWKGYPDVASTLETTGLVVAALSTYSD; this comes from the exons ATGGCGACGGCGAACGCGGAGCGGATTCAGCTCGCGAAGCTCTGCAGCTCCAAGGATTGGTCAAAGGCTATCCGGATTCTCGATTCACTCCTTGCACAGTCATGCGCCATTCAGGATCTTTG CAATCGAGCTTTCTGCTATAGCCAATTGGAGTTGCACAAGCACGTGGTCAAGGACTGCAATAAGGCGCTGCAGCTTGATCCTAAGCTTCTCCAAGCGTATATTCTTAAAG GCCATGCCTTTTCTGCTAtgggaaggaaagaagaagcTCTTTTAGTTTGGGAACAAGGATACGAGTGTGCTGTTTGTCAGTCTGCTGATTTAAAACAACTTATGGAGCTGGAAGAGCTCATGAGAATTGCTAAGCAAAATGGTTCCATTCAGAACAGTGGTATGGGATCATCTGGGTCATCCTTTTCTGCATCTGAATCTGTTGTTTCCACAAAATTAAACGATGCATCAAACAACCATGGGAAATCCAATGGAAGAATTATGACACCTAGCAGCTCAACTCAACAAGTAGAAGCTCACAAAAACGGATCAAGTCTTAATATCAAAGGAGAGAGTTCTTTTGGCAGTCTATCAAGCACGAAACTTGAAAATCGTCCAATGGAAACCAATGGGATACACAAGAACAAGAAGTCAGTAGGGAAGTCTGCACTGAACAATTCGGCAGAAACCAGCAGtgaattgattgatttttctgATATATGTAGTGAGCCATTAAGCTTATCTGAGATACACAATGAATTAATGGATGACGCCAATAGGAGCAAAAAGTTTTGTGTTGCCAGGATATCAAAGAACAAGTCAATTAATGTTGATTTCAGATTATCAAGGGGAATTGCACag GTTAATGAAGGAAAGTACGCTCATGCTATATCCATCTTTGACAAG ATACTACAAGAAGAGCCTGATTACCCTGAGGCCTTAATTGGAAGAGGGACGGCATATGCATTTCAACGAGAACTGCATGCTGCTATTGCTGATTTTACTAAG GCGATAGAATCAAATCCCTTAGCTGGCGAGGCCTGGAAACGCAGAGGACAAGCTCGAGCAGCCTTGGGAGAATCTGCTAAG GCAATTGCAGACTTGACTAAAGCGTTGGATTTTGAACCCAATTCTCCAGACATATTGCATGAAAGGG GCAttgtgaattttaaatttaaggaTTACAAAGCTGCTGTTGAAGACTTATCAACATGTGTAGAAGCTGATGATCAGAACCAATCAGCTTTGACATATTTG GGTTTGGCTCTATCTTCACTGGGTGAATATAAAAGGGCCGAAGAGGCACATACTAAAGCAATCCGAATAGATCAAAATTTCCTTGAGGCTTGGACTCATCTAACTCAG TTCTATCAAGACATGGCAAATTCAGAAAAGGCTTTACGATGCATTCATGAGATTCTTAAAATTGATGAAAG GTTTGCCAAAGCATACCACCTGCACGGGCTTCTTCTCCATGGAATGGGAGAACACAG GAATGCCATCAAGGAATTATCAACGGGATTGAGTATTGATAGCTCGAATATCGAATGTTTGTATCTAAGAGCTTCTTGCTATCATGCTATAGGAGAATTTAAAGAAGCA GTTAAAGATTATGATGCCGCCCTAGATCTTGAATTAGATTCAATggaaaaatttatactccagTGCTTAGCCTTCTATCAG AAAGAAATTGCACTGTACACAGCTTCAAAGTTTAATACTGAGTTTTCATGGTTTGACCTTGATGGTGACATAGATCCCCTCTTTAAG GAGTATTGGTGTAAAAGACTGCATCCAAAGAATGTATGTGAAAAGGTCTATAGGCAACCTCCTCTGCGAGATTCTATGAGAAAGGGAAAGCTGAAAAAGCAAGAATTTACACTCACAAAACAGAAGGCAGCCCTTTTACAGGCTGCAGATTCTATAGGCAAGAAGATTCAATACCATTGCCCAGGATTCCTGCCCAACAAACGTcag TACCGAATGGCGGGACTTGCTGCTTTAGAGATCGCACAGAAAGTTGTCAGAGTTTGGCGCTCTATACAAACTGATTGGAAGCATTCAAATAAAGGTTCTCTTAAACATGGAAAGAAAGTGAGGAGAAAAGAAGAACTTATCCCTACTAGTCATAACAGAGGTGGTGCTGGTTGCAGCACTAGCAGTTTTTTTGAATCATCAACTACCAGTAATGTAGCAGAAGATAGACCATTCAGGCGTCCTTCATTGCCATGGCATGGTGTTTATTCAATAGCTGTCAAATGGAGACAAATATCTGAACCATGTGATCCAGTTGTTTGGATTAACAAACTGAG TGAGGAATTTAATTCTGGATTTGGATCCGAAACTCCTCTTGTTCTTGGGCAAGCAAAAGTGGTACGCTATTTCCCAAAATTTGACAG AGCATTCAGTGTTGCCAAAACATTAATGAAGGAGAATAAGTATGCCCGTGACAAGAAGAACAACCTCATCTATCTCAATGAAGATGGAAAATTGCAAGAA ATAATGAATGCAGAATCATGCTCGGACCTTTATAAAGCTGTGGGCCAGGATTTCTGGTTGGCTACTTGGTGCCACAGTATGGCAGTTGAGGG AAAACAGCTTGAAGGAACTAGGATCTCTTTAACACAAAC GGATCCAATTGGGTATGATTTTGCTGTCAAAACTCCTTGTACACCTTCAAGGTGGGATGACTTCGAAATGGAAATGGTTTCAGCATGGGAG GCACTCTGTGATGCTTATTGTGGTGAAAATTATGGGTCAACCGATTTTGATGTGCTCGAGAATGTGAGAGGGGCAATTTTAAGGATGACTTATTACTG GTATAATTTTATGCCGTTATCAAGAGGCAGTGCTGTAATTGGATTGGTTGTGTTGCTTGGGCTGTTTATGGCCGCCAACATTGAATTCACTGGTACCATTCCAGAGGGCGTTCAGGTGGACTGGGATGCAATTCTAGAACGCGACCCTAACTCGTTTATATCTTGCGTGAAAAGCTGGCTGTATCCTTCCCTCAAGATCAGCACGTCGTGGAAAGGGTACCCTGATGTAGCCTCAACTCTTGAAACAACAGGACTAGTTGTTGCGGCGTTGAGCACCTACTCTGATTGA
- the LOC125208807 gene encoding protein FAR1-RELATED SEQUENCE 5-like, whose translation MGNKSVQGITKWQYLACNRQGSKNFIPGHASQSTEVSFKKRRCRSFRCECLAKLNLRYYSDGKSRGYEVYQFVEYHNHLMVADEHRHFMMANRNLDPIHRRFMEDCGRCNIGPTLTFKLLKEIMGGPENVGCDIIDIRNGYRDIMSNIDGSDAQMIFDYMRSQKESSDAFYYEIEIGSHGKLTRLFWADAISRRNYHMFGDVISFDSTYNTNRYCMIFAPFTGKDNHSRPVTFGAGLLSSEGRESYSWLFGCFVRCMGVAPKLIITDQDWGIKLAVQQVLLQTRHRWCMWHIMVKVSDKLPKSLLGNEDFKKELNACVWSDLLEPDEFDIIWNDIMERYGLEDVHWFGSMFEDREFWVPAYFRDFPMGSLLRTTSMSESENSFFKNYTKPRANLVQFINFFNYAVGDQRNANSRLNYLDYSTIPDLSTQLPIEKHASTIYTDSIFKHVQQEISIVCEIVSITTVEDNIKKHQVKDQYGRTLDVMYDCKQDTFDCSCKKFSRIGLLCCHIFCLLKNKSANLIPEKYFGRRWLKSSLLKAAHGLPSEEQQPFEHLDEKQEVKKKLFSNFYRLVQKSEGSMDHLSLLSAGLDDLEQHMFGNCAAPSVIEKKKMVEDFYGMAVPDVIDVHPPDVVSTKGSASGKVAKRQSAIRKANKPLRRCGKCHEMGRHDSRNCGRVNEKSD comes from the exons ATGGGTAACAAATCAGTTCAAGGTATTACTAAGTGGCAGTATTTGGCTTGCAACAGACAAGGCTCTAAGAATTTTATACCTGGTCATGCATCCCAATCAACTGAAGTGTCTTTTAAGAAGCGTAGGTGTCGGTCATTTAGGTGTGAATGTCTTGCTAAGCTCAATTTGAGATATTATTCAGATGGCAAGAGCAGAGGATATGAGGTTTATCAGTTTGTTGAGTATCATAATCACTTAATGGTTGCGGATGAGCATAGGCATTTTATGATGGCCAATCGCAATCTGGATCCTATTCATCGGAGGTTTATGGAGGATTGTGGCAGGTGTAATATTGGTCCCACTCTCACATTCAAACTTTTGAAGGAGATAATGGGTGGACCTGAAAATGTTGGATgtgatattattgatattagaAATGGTTATCGTGATATTATGTCCAATATTGATGGTTCAGATGCTCAAATGATTTTTGATTATATGCGTTCTCAAAAGGAATCATCTGATGCCTTCTattatgaaattgagataGGATCTCATGGAAAGTTAACTAGACTCTTTTGGGCTGATGCTATTTCAAGACGAAATTATCATATGTTTGGAGAtgtaatttcatttgattCAACATACAACACTAACAG GTATTGCATGATTTTTGCTCCATTCACTGGAAAAGATAACCATTCTAGACCAGTTACATTTGGAGCTGGCTTGTTATCAAGTGAAGGTAGAGAATCCTATTCTTGGTTGTTTGGCTGTTTTGTTCGATGCATGGGGGTAGCACCCAAATTGATTATCACTGATCAAGATTGGGGGATCAAACTTGCTGTTCAACAAGTACTTTTACAAACAAGGCACCGATGGTGTATGTGGCATATCATGGTTAAGGTGTCAGATAAGTTGCCCAAATCTTTACTTGGTAATGAAGATTTCAAAAAAGAGTTGAATGCATGTGTTTGGTCTGATTTGTTAGAGCCTGATGAGTTTGATATAATATGGAATGATATAATGGAACGGTATGGATTAGAAGACGTGCACTGGTTTGGATCAATGTTTGAAGATAGAGAATTCTGGGTTCCTGCTTATTTTCGAGATTTTCCCATGGGGTCGCTTCTTAGGACTACATCGATGTCTGAATCGGAGAATagcttttttaaaaactacacAAAGCCACGTGCAAATCTTGTACAGttcatcaatttctttaattatgcTGTGGGAGATCAAAGGAATGCCAATTCACGATTGAACTACTTGGATTACTCAACTATTCCTGATTTGTCAACCCAATTGCCTATTGAGAAGCATGCATCTACAATCTACACTGATTCTATTTTCAAACATGTACAACAGGAAATAAGTATTGTGTGTGAGATTGTTTCTATAACTACTGTTGAGGATAACATCAAGAAGCATCAGGTCAAGGACCAATATGGTAGAACATTGGATGTTATGTATGATTGTAAGCAAGACACATTCGACTGTAGTTGCAAGAAGTTTTCCAGAATTGGTTTGTTATGTtgtcatatattttgtttgttgaagaatAAGTCTGCTAATCTCATTCCTGAGAAATATTTTGGTCGAAGGTGGTTGAAGAGCTCTTTACTAAAGGCAGCACATGGTCTACCATCTGAGGAACAACAACCATTTGAAC ATTTGGATGAAAAGCAGGAAGTTAAGAAAAAGTTGTTCTCCAACTTTTATCGATTAGTCCAAAAGTCTGAAGGAAGTATGGATCATTTGTCTTTGTTAAGTGCTGGTCTTGATGATTTGGAACAGCATATGTTTGGAAATTGTGCAGCACCTTCAGTCattgaaaagaagaagatggttgaggatttttatggaatggcAGTACCTGATGTAATTGATGTACATCCTCCAGACGTTGTTAGTACTAAAGGATCAGCTAGTGGCAAAGTAGCAAAGAGGCAGAGTGCAATAAGGAAAGCAAATAAGCCTCTACGACGGTGTGGTAAATGTCATGAGATGGGTCGTCATGATTCAAGAAATTGTGGTAGAGTCAATGAGAAGTCAGATTGA